A stretch of Gossypium hirsutum isolate 1008001.06 chromosome A06, Gossypium_hirsutum_v2.1, whole genome shotgun sequence DNA encodes these proteins:
- the LOC107962100 gene encoding transcription factor bHLH91 — protein sequence MKVYEESGCFDPHSIPDCQELMGLPGTTPTNCHNSLEDTLNVSSYNHHHHEDASAALDMEPHQHYLLDNTTSSHSHLIPYLTQDLPYDQSHWESFNVLPSSSSPEAAAAAAAAAAGAYSPTPDLLSLFHLPRCSFLPNPSISFETTPGSPSVVYDPLFHLNLPPQPPVFRELLQSLPHGYTVPADDKDAAGVGGLYHDGDNGLIQFTRDISMAGRAKDRDKAGKTTKHFATERERRVHLNDKYQALRTMVPSPTKNDRASIVGDAIDYIKELLGTVRELQILVDKKRCGQERSKRLKTEDAASAADAGDVEIKSLGDPEQCYNTSLRSSWLQRKSKDSEVDVRIVDDEVTIKLVQRKKINCLLFVSRLLDELQLDLLHVAGGNIGDYYSFLFNTKIYEGSSVYACAIANKLIDVVDKQYAAAPPTSSTSL from the exons ATGAAGGTGTACGAGGAGAGTGGTTGCTTTGATCCTCACTCCATCCCAGATTGTCAGGAACTGATGGGGTTGCCAGGGACCACCCCCACCAACTGTCACAACAGTTTGGAAGACACGCTTAATGTCTCTTCTTACAATCACCATCACCATGAGGATGCCTCCGCCGCCTTGGATATGGAACCCCACCAACACTACTTGCTTGATAATACTACCAGCAGTCATTCCCATTTGATTCCCTATCTAACTCAGGACCTTCCTTATGATCAGTCCCATTGGGAAAGTTTCAATGTGCTGCCATCTTCTTCATCCCCAGAAGCCGCTGCtgccgccgccgccgccgccgccggTGCTTACAGTCCTACACCTGACCTTCTCAGCCTTTTCCATTTACCTAGATGCTCTTTCCTCCCTAATCCCTCCATTTCCTTTGAAACCACACCTGGCTCCCCTTCTGTTGTGTACGACCCACTTTTCCATCTCAACCTGCCTCCTCAACCTCCTGTTTTCAGGGAGCTGCTGCAGTCTCTGCCGCATGGCTACACCGTTCCAGCTGATGACAAAGATGCCGCTGGGGTTGGAGGACTTTATCATGATGGGGACAATGGCCTAATTCAGTTCACCAGGGACATCTCTATGGCAGGCCGTGCCAAAGACAGGGATAAAGCTGGCAAAACTACCAAACACTTTGCCACTGAGAGAGAAAGGAGAGTCCATCTAAATGACAAGTACCAGGCTTTAAGGACAATGGTCCCTAGTCCCACCAAG AATGATAGAGCATCCATAGTTGGAGATGCTATAGACTACATCAAGGAACTTCTTGGAACTGTTCGTGAGCTTCAAATACTGGTGGACAAAAAGAGATGCGGCCAAGAAAGGAGCAAAAGGCTTAAGACTGAAGATGCGGCTAGTGCTGCTGATGCAGGGGATGTTGAGATCAAGTCTTTAGGTGATCCAGAACAATGCTATAATACTTCCTTGAGGAGTTCTTGGCTTCAAAGGAAATCTAAGGATTCTGAGGTTGATGTACGCATCGTTGATGATGAAGTTACCATCAAACTTGTTCAAAGAAAGAAGATCAATTGCTTGCTGTTTGTGTCCAGACTCCTTGATGAGCTTCAGTTGGACCTCCTACATGTTGCTGGTGGCAACATTGGTGACTATTACAGCTTTCTCTTCAACACCAAG ATATACGAAGGCTCTTCGGTTTATGCTTGTGCCATAGCCAACAAGCTCATCGATGTCGTGGATAAACAGTATGCAGCTGCTCCACCAACTAGTAGTACTTCTCTCTAG